In a single window of the Bactrocera dorsalis isolate Fly_Bdor chromosome 2, ASM2337382v1, whole genome shotgun sequence genome:
- the LOC109579176 gene encoding loricrin isoform X2, whose protein sequence is MKLFYILLLTLPLLAHSYPAESEDKSISLEEVELPDSDHAASGGESQIQKRSGSFDYVAHLKSGLLSSIGQASASIASGSSGGSSGGGGGDGYKSYESAHGNSVDYNPWTFKKSVLNTIFQAVKAITGGVTALKGQLIKGSGYALSASGNLVASSGDKVTDVGKAIINSAQINSHGYGGGASVHPFAKFSSFSGASSGGSSGGNKHPGPPVVHTETITTYEIPPGHSNYGPPSKPPTYSSATHQYLPPATGGYSGGGAPFSSGHAAFEAPASNYLPTGYSNDEIYYQ, encoded by the exons ATGAAG CTTTTCTATATTTTGCTGCTCACACTTCCTCTACTTGCGCACAGCTATCCTGCGGAGAGCGAAGACAAATCCATCTCACTAGAGGAGGTGGAACTACCCGATAGCGACCATGCGGCCTCTGGCGGCGAGTCACAAATACAGAAACGCTCTGGCAGTTTTGATTACGTTGCGCATCTGAAGTCTGGTCTACTCTCGAGTATTGGACAAGCGTCCGCGTCCATAGCCTCGGGCAGTTCGGGCGGCAGTAGTGGTGGTGGCGGAGGCGATGGCTACAAGTCATACGAGTCGGCTCAT GGCAACTCAGTCGACTACAATCCATGGACATTTAAGAAATCTGTGCTCAACACCATCTTCCAGGCGGTGAAAGCCATCACTGGCGGCGTGACAGCGCTCAAGGGTCAGCTGATTAAGGGTAGTGGTTATGCATTGAGCGCTAGTGGTAATTTGGTTGCTTCCTCTGGCGACAAAGTAACCGATGTTGGCAAAGCAATCATCAACTCGGCGCAAATAAATTCGCATGGCTATGGCGGTGGCGCTTCGGTGCATCCCTTCGCCAAGTTCAGCTCCTTTTCGGGTGCTTCGTCGGGTGGTAGCAGCGGCGGCAATAAACACCCAGGACCGCCTGTGGTGCACACAGAGA CGATTACTACATATGAAATTCCACCCGGCCATAGCAACTACGGTCCACCCTCAAAGCCGCCAACCTACAGCTCAGCAACGCATCAATACTTGCCACCAGCGACGGGCGGTTACAGCGGTGGCGGAGCGCCGTTCAGCAGCGGGCATGCGGCATTCGAAGCGCCGGCCAGCAATTACCTGCCCACCGGCTACTCCAACGATG AGATCTACTATCAGTAA
- the LOC109579176 gene encoding uncharacterized protein LOC109579176 isoform X1 — protein sequence MKLFYILLLTLPLLAHSYPAESEDKSISLEEVELPDSDHAASGGESQIQKRSGSFDYVAHLKSGLLSSIGQASASIASGSSGGSSGGGGGDGYKSYESAHGNSVDYNPWTFKKSVLNTIFQAVKAITGGVTALKGQLIKGSGYALSASGNLVASSGDKVTDVGKAIINSAQINSHGYGGGASVHPFAKFSSFSGASSGGSSGGNKHPGPPVVHTETITTYEIPPGHSNYGPPSKPPTYSSATHQYLPPATGGYSGGGAPFSSGHAAFEAPASNYLPTGYSNDGRNDDFNIYGRHQKLSEADTRKAAAQLQEILSLLPSGKTEFTASKTVVLDTHNHGSAHTGPGGDFNNESVDLHTYGLPNDLGPLESLSHTESITAAYAKRPQNPSDIYRQMAKKQTAEEIYIQKHPNEGYDYRPTSPPPTAGNAQQDGGYKYNNYHATNSALKDLTPIIAALEVAKRRGSTQNDVSKHFTVEKSVYKVAPQSAPKSNNQFKYLPASVQKTKHIYFDPAQSKADTDYQPTYVPPPPSAPSVSSIGAAAPPPPPPSAPQAAAPAPSNSYVAHHTSAYNPQHQLSHPVYHAPAAPATPYKVRRQVPSSSVTALKVHTKTGPYFKQHDYEIHDPLMFNRMLSF from the exons ATGAAG CTTTTCTATATTTTGCTGCTCACACTTCCTCTACTTGCGCACAGCTATCCTGCGGAGAGCGAAGACAAATCCATCTCACTAGAGGAGGTGGAACTACCCGATAGCGACCATGCGGCCTCTGGCGGCGAGTCACAAATACAGAAACGCTCTGGCAGTTTTGATTACGTTGCGCATCTGAAGTCTGGTCTACTCTCGAGTATTGGACAAGCGTCCGCGTCCATAGCCTCGGGCAGTTCGGGCGGCAGTAGTGGTGGTGGCGGAGGCGATGGCTACAAGTCATACGAGTCGGCTCAT GGCAACTCAGTCGACTACAATCCATGGACATTTAAGAAATCTGTGCTCAACACCATCTTCCAGGCGGTGAAAGCCATCACTGGCGGCGTGACAGCGCTCAAGGGTCAGCTGATTAAGGGTAGTGGTTATGCATTGAGCGCTAGTGGTAATTTGGTTGCTTCCTCTGGCGACAAAGTAACCGATGTTGGCAAAGCAATCATCAACTCGGCGCAAATAAATTCGCATGGCTATGGCGGTGGCGCTTCGGTGCATCCCTTCGCCAAGTTCAGCTCCTTTTCGGGTGCTTCGTCGGGTGGTAGCAGCGGCGGCAATAAACACCCAGGACCGCCTGTGGTGCACACAGAGA CGATTACTACATATGAAATTCCACCCGGCCATAGCAACTACGGTCCACCCTCAAAGCCGCCAACCTACAGCTCAGCAACGCATCAATACTTGCCACCAGCGACGGGCGGTTACAGCGGTGGCGGAGCGCCGTTCAGCAGCGGGCATGCGGCATTCGAAGCGCCGGCCAGCAATTACCTGCCCACCGGCTACTCCAACGATG GACGCAACGATGATTTCAACATTTACGGACGCCATCAGAAACTTAGTGAAGCGGACACACGCAAAGCCGCCGCACAACTACAGGAAATCCTGAGCCTCCTACCGAGCGGCAAAACGGAATTCACCGCCTCAAAGACGGTCGTGTTGGACACACATAATCACGGTTCCGCGCACACCGGACCCGGTGGGGACTTCAATAATGAAAGTGTTGATCTGCACACCTATGGTCTGCCCAATGATTTGGGACCGCTGGAGTCGCTGTCACACACCGAATCCATAACCGCCGCGTATGCGAAACGACCACAAAATCCCTCCGATATTTATCGCCAAATGGCGAAGAAACAAACTGCGGAAGAGATTTACATACAGAAACATCCCAATGAGGGCTACGATTACCGGCCGACAAGCCCACCACCCACTGCCGGCAATGCTCAGCAAGATGGCGGTTACAAGTACAACAACTATCACGCAACTAACAGCGCACTGAAAGATCTAACGCCCATTATAGCCGCACTAGAGGTAGCAAAGCGACGGGGTTCCACGCAAAACGATGTGTCCAAACACTTTACTGTGGAGAAGAGTGTCTATAAAGTGGCACCACAGTCTGCACCCAAGTCGAACAATCAATTCAAGTATCTACCAGCTTCGGTACAGAAGACGAAACACATATACTTCGACCCGGCGCAAAGTAAGGCCGATACTGACTATCAGCCAACCTATGTGCCGCCTCCACCATCAGCACCGTCCGTCTCGTCCATCGGCGCAGCAGccccaccaccaccgccaccatcAGCACCTCAAGCTGCAGCGCCTGCGCCTTCAAACAGCTACGTCGCGCACCACACCTCAGCTTACAACCCTCAGCACCAGCTCTCGCACCCGGTTTATCACGCACCGGCTGCGCCAGCGACGCCTTACAAGGTGCGTCGTCAAGTGCCGAGCTCTTCGGTTACGGCGCTGAAGGTGCACACCAAGACGGGACCTTACTTCAAGCAACACGACTACGAAATACATGATCCGCTCATGTTCAATCGCATGTTGTCCTTCTGA